One window of Lemur catta isolate mLemCat1 chromosome 3, mLemCat1.pri, whole genome shotgun sequence genomic DNA carries:
- the LOC123634167 gene encoding cytochrome P450 4B1 isoform X1: protein MMPSFLSPSLSRLGLWASGLILVLGFLKLISLLLRRQKLARAMESFPGPPTHWFFGHSREMQQTGSLDKVVSWAHQFPYAHPLWFGQFIGFLNIYEPDYAKAVYSRGDPKATDVYDFLLPWIGKGLLVLEGPKWFQHRKLLTPGFHYDVLKPYVVVFAESVSAMLDKWEKKAREDKCFDIFSDVGHMALDTLMKCTFGKGDSGLSQRDSSYYLAVSDLTLLIQQRMQSFQYHNDFVYRLSPDGRRFLRACQVAHDHTDQVIRERKAALQDEKEQRKIQNRRHLDFLDILLGAQDGDGIKLSDADLRAEVDTFMFEGHDTTTSGICWFLYCMAQYPEHQHRCREEAREILGDRDSFQWDDLSKMTYLTMCIKECFRLYPPVPQVYRQLSKPVTFVDGRSLPAGSLVSLHIYALHRNSAVWPDPEVFDPLRFSPENASGRHPFAFMPFSAGPRNCIGQQFAMNEIKVVTALCLLRFEFSLDPSRPPIKDLQLILRSKNGIHLRLKSLSPGSGK from the exons ATGATGCCTAGCTTCCTCTCCCCGAGCCTCTCTCGCCTGGGCCTGTGGGCTTCTGGACTGATCTTGGTCTTAGGTTTCCTCAAGCTCATCAGCCTCCTGCTGCGGAGGCAGAAGTTAGCCAGAGCTATGGAGAGTTTCCCAGGACCTCCGACCCACTGGTTCTTTGGGCATTCCCGCGAG ATGCAGCAGACAGGGAGCCTGGACAAAGTGGTGTCCTGGGCCCACCAATTCCCCTATGCCCACCCACTCTGGTTTGGACAGTTCATAGGCTTCCTGAACATCTATGAGCCAGACTATGCCAAAGCTGTGTACAGCCGCGGAG ACCCTAAGGCCACGGACGTGTATGACTTCCTCCTCCCGTGGATTG GGAAAGGCCTGCTGGTTCTTGAGGGGCCCAAGTGGTTCCAGCACCGCAAGCTACTCACCCCTGGCTTCCATTATGACGTGCTGAAGCCCTACGTGGTTGTGTTTGCTGAGTCTGTGAGCGCCATGCTG GACAAGTGGGAGAAAAAGGCTCGTGAGGACAAGTGCTTTGACATCTTCTCCGATGTGGGCCACATGGCGCTGGACACGCTCATGAAGTGCACCTTTGGCAAAGGAGACAGCGGCCTGAGCCAAAG GGACAGCAGCTACTACCTGGCAGTCAGCGATCTCACTCTGCTGATTCAGCAGCGCATGCAGTCCTTCCAGTACCATAATGACTTCGTCTACCGGCTCAGCCCCGATGGCCGCCGCTTCCTGCGGGCCTGCCAGGTGGCCCACGACCACACAG ACCAGGTCATTAGGGAGCGGAAGGCAGCCCTGCAGGATGAGAAAGAGCAGAGGAAGATCCAGAACCGGAGGCACCTGGACTTCCTGGACATTCTCCTGGGTGCTCAG GATGGAGATGGGATCAAGCTGTCAGACGCAGACCTCCGGGCTGAAGTGGACACGTTCATGTTTGAAGGCCATGACACCACCACCAGTGGCATCTGCTGGTTTCTCTACTGCATGGCGCAGTATCCTGAGCACCAGCATCGTTGCCGGGAGGAGGCCCGCGAGATCCTAGGAGACCGGGACTCCTTCCAGTG GGATGATCTGAGCAAGATGACTTATCTGACCATGTGTATCAAGGAGTGCTTCCGCCTCTACCCGCCAGTGCCTCAGGTGTACCGCCAGCTCAGCAAGCCTGTCACCTTTGTGGATGGCCGATCTCTACCTGCAG GCAGCCTGGTCTCTCTGCACATCTATGCCCTCCATAGGAACAGCGCGGTGTGGCCCGACCCTGAG GTCTTTGACCCCCTGCGCTTTTCCCCTGAGAATGCGTCTGGACGCCACCCCTTCGCCTTCATGCCCTTCTCCGCGGGGCCCAG GAACTGCATTGGGCAGCAGTTTGCCATGAATGAGATTAAGGTGGTCACGGCCCTCTGCTTGCTCCGCTTTGAGTTCTCTCTGGACCCCTCGCGGCCGCCCATCAAGGACCTCCAGCTGATCCTGCGCTCCAAGAATGGTATCCACCTCCGCCTGAAGTCGCTGAGCCCTGGCTCTGGGAAGTAG
- the LOC123634167 gene encoding cytochrome P450 4B1 isoform X2, translated as MMPSFLSPSLSRLGLWASGLILVLGFLKLISLLLRRQKLARAMESFPGPPTHWFFGHSREMQQTGSLDKVVSWAHQFPYAHPLWFGQFIGFLNIYEPDYAKAVYSRGDPKATDVYDFLLPWIGKGLLVLEGPKWFQHRKLLTPGFHYDVLKPYVVVFAESVSAMLDKWEKKAREDKCFDIFSDVGHMALDTLMKCTFGKGDSGLSQRDSSYYLAVSDLTLLIQQRMQSFQYHNDFVYRLSPDGRRFLRACQVAHDHTDQVIRERKAALQDEKEQRKIQNRRHLDFLDILLGAQDGDGIKLSDADLRAEVDTFMFEGHDTTTSGICWFLYCMAQYPEHQHRCREEAREILGDRDSFQWDDLSKMTYLTMCIKECFRLYPPVPQVYRQLSKPVTFVDGRSLPAGTALGSSLP; from the exons ATGATGCCTAGCTTCCTCTCCCCGAGCCTCTCTCGCCTGGGCCTGTGGGCTTCTGGACTGATCTTGGTCTTAGGTTTCCTCAAGCTCATCAGCCTCCTGCTGCGGAGGCAGAAGTTAGCCAGAGCTATGGAGAGTTTCCCAGGACCTCCGACCCACTGGTTCTTTGGGCATTCCCGCGAG ATGCAGCAGACAGGGAGCCTGGACAAAGTGGTGTCCTGGGCCCACCAATTCCCCTATGCCCACCCACTCTGGTTTGGACAGTTCATAGGCTTCCTGAACATCTATGAGCCAGACTATGCCAAAGCTGTGTACAGCCGCGGAG ACCCTAAGGCCACGGACGTGTATGACTTCCTCCTCCCGTGGATTG GGAAAGGCCTGCTGGTTCTTGAGGGGCCCAAGTGGTTCCAGCACCGCAAGCTACTCACCCCTGGCTTCCATTATGACGTGCTGAAGCCCTACGTGGTTGTGTTTGCTGAGTCTGTGAGCGCCATGCTG GACAAGTGGGAGAAAAAGGCTCGTGAGGACAAGTGCTTTGACATCTTCTCCGATGTGGGCCACATGGCGCTGGACACGCTCATGAAGTGCACCTTTGGCAAAGGAGACAGCGGCCTGAGCCAAAG GGACAGCAGCTACTACCTGGCAGTCAGCGATCTCACTCTGCTGATTCAGCAGCGCATGCAGTCCTTCCAGTACCATAATGACTTCGTCTACCGGCTCAGCCCCGATGGCCGCCGCTTCCTGCGGGCCTGCCAGGTGGCCCACGACCACACAG ACCAGGTCATTAGGGAGCGGAAGGCAGCCCTGCAGGATGAGAAAGAGCAGAGGAAGATCCAGAACCGGAGGCACCTGGACTTCCTGGACATTCTCCTGGGTGCTCAG GATGGAGATGGGATCAAGCTGTCAGACGCAGACCTCCGGGCTGAAGTGGACACGTTCATGTTTGAAGGCCATGACACCACCACCAGTGGCATCTGCTGGTTTCTCTACTGCATGGCGCAGTATCCTGAGCACCAGCATCGTTGCCGGGAGGAGGCCCGCGAGATCCTAGGAGACCGGGACTCCTTCCAGTG GGATGATCTGAGCAAGATGACTTATCTGACCATGTGTATCAAGGAGTGCTTCCGCCTCTACCCGCCAGTGCCTCAGGTGTACCGCCAGCTCAGCAAGCCTGTCACCTTTGTGGATGGCCGATCTCTACCTGCAG GAACTGCATTGGGCAGCAGTTTGCCATGA